One window of Mesorhizobium sp. PAMC28654 genomic DNA carries:
- a CDS encoding dipeptide ABC transporter ATP-binding protein, whose translation MSTTVLEGKNIVRDYHIGGGLFTGPRTVHAVKGVSFKVEKGKTLAIVGESGCGKSTLARIITLIDPATAGELFIDGNKVDIAKNGLSKEMRRKVQIVFQNPYGSLNPRQKIGDVLGEPLLINTNKPASERRDLAMKMLKKVGLGPEHYNRYPHMFSGGQRQRIAIARALMLNPSLLVLDEPVSALDLSVQAQVLNLLSDLQDEFQLTYVFISHDLSVVRYIADDVMVMYFGEAVEYGSREEVFADPKHSYTKTLFAATPRADVASIKARLAKKKAAA comes from the coding sequence ATGAGCACGACGGTCCTCGAAGGCAAGAACATCGTGCGCGACTACCACATCGGTGGCGGCCTGTTCACCGGGCCGCGAACGGTGCACGCGGTCAAGGGCGTTTCCTTCAAGGTGGAGAAGGGCAAGACGCTGGCCATCGTCGGTGAAAGCGGCTGCGGCAAGTCCACGCTCGCCCGCATCATCACCCTGATCGATCCGGCGACGGCAGGCGAGCTTTTCATCGACGGCAACAAGGTCGATATCGCCAAGAACGGCCTGTCGAAGGAAATGCGCCGCAAGGTGCAGATCGTCTTCCAGAACCCTTACGGCTCGCTCAACCCGCGCCAGAAGATCGGCGACGTGCTGGGTGAACCTCTGCTGATCAACACCAACAAGCCGGCCTCCGAACGGCGCGACCTGGCGATGAAGATGCTGAAGAAGGTCGGCCTCGGTCCTGAACACTACAACCGCTACCCGCACATGTTCTCGGGCGGCCAGCGCCAGCGCATTGCCATCGCCCGCGCGCTGATGCTCAACCCCAGCCTGCTGGTGCTGGATGAACCGGTCTCCGCGCTCGACCTGTCGGTGCAGGCGCAGGTGCTCAACCTGCTCTCCGATCTGCAGGACGAATTCCAGCTGACCTATGTCTTCATCAGCCATGACCTGTCCGTCGTGCGCTACATCGCCGACGACGTGATGGTGATGTATTTCGGCGAGGCGGTCGAATACGGATCGCGCGAGGAGGTCTTCGCTGACCCCAAGCACAGCTATACCAAGACGCTGTTCGCGGCGACTCCACGCGCCGACGTGGCCAGCATCAAGGCGAGGCTGGCCAAGAAGAAAGCCGCCGCCTGA
- a CDS encoding MarR family winged helix-turn-helix transcriptional regulator, with protein sequence MVAGPLPAPSGPGKDRLRLWVRLLRASRTIESELRERLRQEFNTTLPRFDVMAALYRAPEGMLMSDLSRFLLVSNGNVTGIVDRLVSEGLVARARRNGDRRTSMVRLTEEGSKAFGIIAAAHEGWISELLGNVSEDDARGLSGMLKSFRSNWEGRE encoded by the coding sequence ATGGTAGCCGGTCCTCTCCCCGCCCCCTCCGGCCCCGGCAAGGATCGCCTGCGGTTGTGGGTGCGCCTGTTGCGGGCGTCGCGCACAATAGAGTCCGAGTTGCGCGAACGTCTGAGGCAGGAATTCAACACGACGCTGCCACGCTTCGATGTGATGGCCGCGCTCTACCGCGCGCCCGAGGGTATGCTGATGAGCGACCTGTCACGCTTCCTGCTGGTGTCCAACGGCAATGTGACGGGCATCGTCGACCGTCTGGTGTCTGAGGGACTTGTCGCCCGCGCGCGCCGCAACGGCGACCGCCGCACGTCGATGGTGCGGTTGACCGAGGAAGGGTCGAAGGCGTTCGGCATCATCGCCGCCGCGCACGAAGGCTGGATCAGCGAGTTGCTGGGCAATGTCAGCGAGGACGACGCACGCGGTCTGAGCGGCATGCTCAAATCCTTTCGAAGCAATTGGGAGGGCCGGGAATGA
- a CDS encoding amino acid ABC transporter permease yields the protein MSLLDTFFNADVIMSSLPALLRGFLNTLLLGLLSIGIGIPVGLGISLLRLYAPKPFRLLAVGYIDIFRALPVLVVLILIYYALPFLGIRLSSWASAVTAFAIIMAAYSAEVFRSGIESIPRGQFEAAQALGLPFLLTLRKVVLPQAIRLVIPPMTSNCVSMFKDTSLASTVALPELLKEATNAQSLYANPSPLIGAALVYLIFLWPMVRLVSVLERRFKTEKTR from the coding sequence ATGTCGCTGCTGGACACCTTCTTCAACGCCGATGTCATCATGTCCAGCCTGCCGGCCCTGCTGCGCGGTTTCCTGAACACGCTGCTGCTCGGGCTGCTCAGCATCGGCATCGGCATCCCCGTCGGCCTGGGGATCAGCCTGCTGCGGCTCTATGCGCCGAAGCCATTCCGGCTGCTGGCTGTCGGCTACATCGACATCTTCCGCGCCCTGCCGGTGCTGGTCGTGCTGATCCTGATCTATTATGCGCTGCCGTTCCTCGGCATACGCCTGTCGTCCTGGGCGTCCGCGGTGACGGCGTTTGCCATCATCATGGCGGCCTATTCAGCCGAGGTGTTCCGCTCCGGCATCGAAAGCATTCCGCGCGGCCAGTTCGAAGCCGCGCAGGCGCTTGGCCTGCCGTTCCTGCTGACCTTGCGCAAGGTGGTGCTGCCGCAGGCGATCCGCCTGGTCATTCCGCCGATGACCAGCAATTGCGTTTCGATGTTCAAGGATACGTCACTCGCCTCCACCGTGGCGCTGCCCGAGCTGCTCAAGGAAGCAACCAACGCGCAGTCGCTCTACGCCAATCCCTCGCCGCTGATCGGCGCGGCGCTGGTCTATCTCATCTTCCTCTGGCCGATGGTCCGCCTGGTCAGCGTTCTCGAGCGCCGCTTCAAGACCGAAAAGACGCGCTGA
- a CDS encoding acyl-CoA dehydrogenase family protein — MADKSFLNWPFFEDRHRELAERLDAWCTTNLPVDHHDVDAACRELVAKLGKDGWLKPTAVDTDNPGPLDVRTLCITRETLARHDGLADFAFAMQGLGTGALSLFGTRDQQDWLTKTRAGKAISAFALSEPRSGSDVANMEMTAVRDGDNYVLNGEKTWISNGGIADLYIVFARTGEAPGAKGLSAFIVPAETKGLTIAERLEVIAPHPLARLSFDGARVPASALIGKPGDGFRIAMSVLDVFRSTVGAAALGFARRALDESIKRVVGRKLFGAPMAELQMVQGHIADMALDVDAAALLVYRAAWTKDMGAARVTREAAMAKLFATDKAQEVIDKAVQLHGGDGVRKGHIVESLYREIRALRIYEGASDVQKVVIARQVMGAA; from the coding sequence ATGGCTGACAAGAGCTTTCTCAACTGGCCGTTCTTCGAGGACCGCCATCGCGAACTGGCCGAGCGGCTGGACGCATGGTGCACGACAAACCTGCCTGTCGACCATCATGATGTCGACGCCGCCTGCCGTGAGCTGGTGGCAAAGCTCGGCAAGGATGGATGGCTGAAGCCGACGGCTGTCGACACCGACAATCCCGGGCCGCTGGACGTGCGCACCTTGTGCATCACGCGCGAGACACTGGCCCGGCATGACGGGTTGGCCGATTTCGCCTTCGCCATGCAGGGGCTCGGCACCGGTGCGCTCAGCCTGTTTGGTACGCGTGACCAGCAGGACTGGCTGACCAAGACCCGCGCGGGCAAGGCGATTTCCGCCTTCGCTCTGTCGGAACCGCGCTCCGGCTCGGACGTCGCCAACATGGAAATGACGGCCGTCCGCGACGGCGACAACTATGTTCTCAATGGCGAGAAGACCTGGATTTCCAATGGCGGCATCGCCGATCTCTACATCGTCTTTGCCCGTACCGGCGAGGCACCGGGCGCCAAGGGACTTTCGGCGTTCATCGTGCCGGCCGAGACGAAAGGCCTGACCATCGCCGAGCGGCTGGAAGTGATCGCGCCGCATCCGCTGGCGCGCCTGTCCTTCGATGGCGCCCGCGTTCCTGCATCCGCGCTGATCGGCAAGCCGGGCGACGGTTTTCGCATCGCCATGTCCGTGCTCGATGTGTTCCGCTCGACCGTCGGTGCGGCAGCGCTAGGCTTTGCGCGGCGTGCGCTGGACGAGAGCATAAAAAGGGTGGTCGGGCGAAAACTGTTCGGCGCGCCAATGGCGGAGTTGCAGATGGTGCAGGGCCACATCGCCGATATGGCGCTCGATGTCGATGCGGCCGCCCTTCTGGTCTATCGCGCCGCCTGGACCAAGGACATGGGCGCTGCCCGCGTCACCCGCGAGGCGGCGATGGCCAAGCTGTTCGCCACCGACAAGGCGCAGGAGGTGATCGACAAGGCCGTGCAACTGCATGGCGGCGACGGTGTCCGCAAAGGCCATATCGTCGAAAGCCTCTACCGCGAGATCCGCGCGCTGCGTATCTACGAAGGAGCGTCGGACGTGCAGAAGGTGGTGATCGCCAGGCAGGTCATGGGAGCGGCCTGA
- a CDS encoding cysteine desulfurase-like protein, translated as MSNSQPTSGGFPVDTIRAMFPALQRAGDFIFLDNAAGAQIPQSVLDAVTNHLVSHNVQRGGRYGRSVTVDQSVADARESVALLINAYSPSEICFGMNATSFIRLVSLGIGQMLGERDEIVITDMDHDANIATWLALESAGAKFKWWHMREDGNLHVDDLRPLVSDRTRLVACTVTAHSIGSIVDVASVAKIAHAAGAEVFLDCVHYGPHGLIDVQAWDCDYLVCSGYKNFSPHMGFLWGRFETLKRLPTFREDFIPDEPPYKVEAGTFIYENVSGMDAAVQYLELIGRNLAPANNRSRRENIVTGMNAIRDYELVLAREMLAVLKDCGATIYGVADEARINERVPTFCFNIGKLSPQRIVEEMADMQIGIRDGHMYAPRLMKRLNLSMDSGAIRASLVHYNTVGEIHRFGEALHAIIAKLS; from the coding sequence TTGAGCAATTCCCAACCCACCAGCGGCGGCTTTCCCGTCGACACCATCCGCGCCATGTTTCCCGCGCTGCAGAGGGCCGGCGACTTCATTTTCCTGGACAACGCCGCCGGCGCGCAGATCCCGCAGAGTGTGCTCGACGCGGTGACCAACCATCTGGTTTCGCACAATGTGCAACGCGGCGGCCGCTATGGCCGCAGCGTCACCGTCGACCAGTCGGTCGCCGATGCGCGCGAGAGCGTCGCGCTGCTGATCAACGCCTACAGCCCCTCGGAAATCTGCTTCGGCATGAACGCCACCTCGTTCATCCGTCTCGTCAGCCTCGGCATCGGCCAGATGCTGGGAGAGCGCGACGAGATCGTCATTACCGACATGGACCATGACGCCAACATCGCCACCTGGCTGGCGCTGGAATCGGCCGGCGCCAAGTTCAAATGGTGGCACATGCGCGAGGACGGCAATCTGCATGTCGACGACCTTCGTCCGCTGGTCTCCGATCGCACCCGCCTCGTCGCCTGCACGGTGACGGCGCATTCGATCGGCTCGATCGTCGATGTCGCTTCCGTTGCCAAGATCGCCCACGCGGCCGGCGCTGAAGTGTTCCTCGACTGCGTGCATTACGGACCGCACGGGCTGATCGACGTTCAGGCCTGGGATTGCGACTATCTGGTCTGCTCCGGCTACAAGAATTTCTCGCCGCATATGGGCTTCCTATGGGGCCGCTTCGAAACGCTGAAGCGGTTGCCGACCTTCCGCGAGGATTTCATCCCCGACGAGCCGCCTTACAAGGTCGAGGCCGGCACCTTCATCTATGAGAACGTGTCGGGCATGGATGCCGCGGTGCAGTATCTGGAATTGATCGGCCGCAATCTCGCGCCGGCAAACAACCGCTCGCGGCGCGAGAACATCGTCACCGGCATGAATGCCATCCGCGACTATGAGCTGGTGCTGGCGCGCGAGATGCTCGCCGTGCTCAAGGATTGCGGCGCGACCATCTACGGCGTTGCCGATGAAGCCCGCATCAATGAGCGCGTGCCGACCTTCTGCTTCAACATCGGCAAGCTGTCGCCGCAGCGGATCGTCGAGGAAATGGCCGATATGCAGATCGGCATCCGCGACGGCCACATGTACGCGCCAAGGCTGATGAAGCGCCTCAACCTCTCGATGGACAGCGGCGCCATCCGCGCCTCGCTCGTCCATTACAACACGGTTGGCGAGATCCACCGTTTCGGCGAAGCGCTGCACGCCATCATCGCCAAGCTGTCTTAG
- a CDS encoding LLM class flavin-dependent oxidoreductase: MIKAHPLHGPNKLKLGVFSTNADGGLAITDVPERWTATWRDNLTAAQIADRAGLEFMLPIARWRGFGGRNKVREWSFETFTWAAALAAATDRIGLFMTVHVPLVHPLYAAKSLATVDHISNGRAGLNIVCGWNPKEFGMFGTPLVEKGYDQAAEWIEIVEKLYASDEPLDYEGTYYRLKEAVSRPASLQVPRPVTMNAAFGGPGRDFASAKCDYLFTTFSEMADAGKHVIDIRERADKHGRDVGVYTVAHVVCRETMEEAQTYYNRYAVDMADHDAVDAHMAGKKEFSQSHDTHAYDRYRQRFAGGAGTYPLVGTPETIAADMAAIAEQGYQGIALSFVNYTRELPYFCDRVLPLLRLAGLRE, encoded by the coding sequence ATGATCAAGGCACATCCCCTGCACGGCCCGAACAAACTGAAGCTCGGCGTCTTTTCGACCAATGCCGATGGCGGGCTTGCCATTACCGATGTGCCGGAGCGCTGGACGGCGACATGGCGGGACAATCTGACGGCGGCTCAGATCGCTGACCGTGCCGGCCTGGAGTTCATGCTGCCGATCGCCCGCTGGCGCGGTTTTGGTGGCCGCAACAAGGTGCGGGAATGGTCGTTCGAGACCTTCACCTGGGCCGCCGCTCTTGCCGCCGCCACCGATCGGATCGGCCTGTTCATGACGGTGCACGTGCCGCTGGTGCATCCGCTCTATGCCGCGAAGTCGTTGGCGACGGTCGATCATATCAGCAATGGTCGGGCCGGGCTCAACATCGTCTGCGGCTGGAACCCGAAGGAATTCGGCATGTTCGGCACGCCGCTGGTCGAGAAAGGCTACGACCAGGCGGCGGAATGGATCGAGATCGTTGAGAAACTCTATGCTTCGGACGAGCCGCTCGACTACGAAGGGACCTATTATCGCCTGAAGGAAGCGGTCAGCCGACCGGCCAGTCTGCAGGTTCCACGACCGGTGACCATGAACGCCGCCTTCGGCGGACCGGGCCGCGATTTCGCGTCGGCCAAATGCGACTACCTGTTCACGACCTTTTCGGAAATGGCCGATGCTGGCAAGCATGTCATCGACATACGTGAGCGCGCCGACAAGCACGGGCGCGACGTCGGTGTCTACACAGTGGCGCATGTCGTCTGCCGGGAGACCATGGAAGAGGCGCAAACCTATTATAACAGATATGCCGTTGATATGGCCGACCATGACGCCGTCGATGCCCATATGGCCGGCAAGAAGGAGTTCTCCCAGTCCCACGATACGCATGCCTATGATCGCTATCGCCAGCGTTTTGCCGGCGGCGCCGGCACCTATCCTCTGGTCGGCACACCGGAGACGATCGCTGCCGACATGGCTGCCATAGCCGAACAGGGCTATCAGGGAATTGCGCTGTCCTTCGTGAACTACACTAGGGAATTGCCCTATTTCTGCGACCGCGTGCTGCCGCTGCTGAGGCTGGCCGGGCTTCGCGAATAG
- a CDS encoding enoyl-CoA hydratase family protein: MTAMAGLKPKHFLWQVEGKVARIRLDRPERKNPLTFESYAELRDTFRDLVYADDVDAVVFLPNGGNFCSGGDVHDIIGPLVRMDMKELLAFTRMTGDFVKAMLNCGKPIIAAIDGVAVGAGAIIAMASDIRIATPEAKTAFLFTRVGLAGCDMGACAILPRIIGQGRAAELLYTGRTMTAAEGERWGFYNRLVDAAALEADALDMAARIVSGPTFAHGITKTQLNQEWSMGLDQAIEAEAQAQAICMQTRDFERAYNAFVDKQKPVFEGN, translated from the coding sequence ATGACTGCCATGGCTGGGTTGAAGCCGAAGCATTTCCTTTGGCAAGTCGAGGGCAAGGTCGCTAGGATCCGGCTCGACCGGCCGGAGCGCAAGAACCCGCTGACTTTTGAAAGCTATGCCGAGCTGCGCGATACGTTTCGCGATCTGGTCTACGCCGACGACGTCGACGCCGTGGTGTTCCTGCCCAATGGCGGCAATTTCTGCTCCGGCGGCGATGTCCACGACATCATCGGGCCGCTGGTCAGGATGGACATGAAGGAGCTCCTGGCCTTCACGCGCATGACCGGCGATTTCGTCAAGGCGATGCTGAATTGCGGCAAGCCGATCATCGCGGCCATCGACGGCGTGGCGGTGGGCGCCGGCGCGATCATCGCCATGGCATCGGACATCCGCATCGCGACACCGGAAGCCAAGACGGCGTTCCTGTTCACGCGAGTCGGCCTGGCCGGCTGCGACATGGGCGCCTGCGCGATCCTGCCGCGCATCATCGGCCAGGGCCGCGCCGCCGAACTGCTCTACACCGGCCGCACAATGACGGCGGCGGAAGGCGAGCGCTGGGGTTTCTACAACCGGCTGGTTGATGCCGCCGCGCTCGAAGCCGACGCGCTCGACATGGCCGCGCGCATCGTCTCCGGTCCAACCTTCGCTCACGGTATCACCAAGACACAGTTGAACCAGGAATGGTCGATGGGTCTCGACCAGGCGATCGAGGCGGAAGCGCAGGCGCAAGCGATCTGCATGCAGACCCGCGATTTCGAGCGCGCCTACAACGCCTTTGTCGACAAGCAGAAGCCGGTGTTCGAGGGCAATTGA
- a CDS encoding ABC transporter substrate-binding protein, whose product MNFTRRNLLLLAAAIGIAAGPATAYAADVLNVGAYPTNPPFEFKNESGTFEGFEVDIVNEAAKRIGMTTDIADLGFQALFAATTSKRIDVAISSITITPERLKSQSFTQPYYDSDMGIATKSDSPIKAEADLKGKIIGVLSGSTGETWVKAHQEADGFSDVKGYDTQQNLLLDLSAGRVDAAVSDIPGMQYAFTKMKDLVVKERIKTGEQYGLMMTKDHPLLGKLNDALTAMKKDGTLAAIHKKWFGNDAPADSSTAKEMPLPKA is encoded by the coding sequence ATGAACTTCACACGTCGCAACCTGCTTCTTCTTGCCGCCGCAATCGGCATCGCCGCCGGCCCCGCAACCGCCTATGCGGCGGACGTGCTGAATGTCGGCGCCTATCCGACCAACCCGCCCTTCGAGTTCAAGAACGAGAGCGGCACGTTCGAGGGTTTCGAGGTCGACATCGTCAATGAGGCCGCCAAGCGCATCGGCATGACCACGGACATCGCCGATCTCGGGTTCCAGGCGCTGTTCGCCGCCACCACGTCGAAGCGCATCGACGTCGCCATCTCGTCGATCACCATCACGCCGGAGCGGCTGAAGTCGCAGTCGTTCACCCAGCCCTATTATGATTCCGACATGGGCATCGCCACCAAGTCCGACAGCCCGATCAAGGCCGAGGCCGACCTCAAGGGCAAGATCATCGGCGTGCTGTCCGGCTCGACCGGCGAAACCTGGGTCAAGGCGCATCAGGAAGCCGACGGGTTCAGCGACGTGAAGGGCTACGATACCCAGCAGAACCTGCTGCTCGACCTCAGCGCCGGCCGCGTCGATGCCGCCGTCAGCGACATTCCGGGCATGCAATACGCCTTCACCAAGATGAAGGATCTGGTCGTCAAGGAGCGCATCAAAACCGGCGAACAGTACGGCCTGATGATGACCAAGGACCATCCGCTGCTCGGCAAGCTGAACGACGCGCTGACCGCGATGAAGAAGGATGGCACGCTGGCCGCGATCCACAAGAAGTGGTTCGGCAACGACGCACCCGCCGATTCTTCGACGGCCAAGGAAATGCCGCTACCCAAGGCCTAG
- a CDS encoding RidA family protein → MHTILQPEGWAKPVGYANGVAARGQLVFVGGQIGWNGQCQFETDDFVGQVRQTLENVVAVLAEAGAGPQHITSMTWYFTDKAEYLANLRGLGEAYRAVIGRHYPAMAAMQVVSLVEDRAKIEIQATAVIPE, encoded by the coding sequence ATGCACACCATCCTGCAGCCGGAAGGCTGGGCGAAACCAGTCGGCTACGCCAACGGCGTCGCCGCGCGCGGGCAGCTTGTCTTCGTCGGCGGACAGATCGGCTGGAACGGGCAATGCCAGTTCGAAACCGATGATTTCGTCGGCCAGGTGCGCCAGACGCTTGAAAACGTGGTGGCGGTTCTCGCAGAGGCCGGCGCCGGCCCGCAGCACATTACCTCGATGACCTGGTATTTTACCGACAAGGCCGAATACCTCGCCAACCTCAGGGGTCTCGGCGAGGCCTATCGCGCCGTGATCGGCCGCCACTACCCCGCCATGGCCGCCATGCAGGTAGTGTCGCTTGTCGAGGACCGCGCCAAGATCGAAATCCAGGCCACCGCCGTTATTCCGGAATAG
- a CDS encoding HpcH/HpaI aldolase family protein, whose product MSDFRQKCTGKSNLVGSFASIPHPVAVEVAAQSGLDFLCIDWEHAQISRDMIENMVRAADVNRVPAMVRVPGHAPEAIQAALDSGAQGVLVPRVSTAAQAIMAVKASRYPPNGERGVGPGRAAAYGYRIPSYLAAANEAIVVAVQVETAEGLANIEAIAAVDGVDVIFVGPGDLSVSIDALGPAGASRLAEAIHTIIGATIAHDKIAGIFCAKPDDVGRWAATGASFFILASDAMFLGAGAAAGCIAARAELERGKAS is encoded by the coding sequence ATGAGCGACTTCCGTCAGAAATGCACGGGCAAGAGCAATCTCGTCGGATCATTCGCCTCGATACCGCATCCCGTTGCGGTGGAAGTGGCGGCACAGTCCGGGCTCGATTTCCTCTGCATCGACTGGGAGCATGCCCAGATATCCCGGGACATGATCGAGAACATGGTCCGGGCAGCCGATGTCAATCGCGTCCCCGCCATGGTGCGCGTTCCCGGCCATGCGCCTGAAGCTATACAGGCGGCGCTGGACAGCGGCGCTCAGGGCGTGCTGGTCCCGCGCGTGTCGACGGCTGCTCAAGCTATCATGGCGGTGAAAGCCTCGCGCTACCCGCCAAACGGTGAGCGAGGCGTGGGACCCGGCCGCGCCGCAGCCTATGGCTATCGCATCCCCAGCTATCTGGCCGCGGCCAATGAAGCGATCGTCGTGGCGGTCCAGGTCGAGACGGCTGAAGGCCTTGCCAACATCGAGGCAATCGCCGCTGTCGACGGCGTCGACGTTATCTTCGTCGGCCCCGGAGATCTTTCGGTGTCGATCGATGCGCTGGGGCCAGCTGGCGCCAGCAGACTTGCCGAGGCGATCCACACGATCATTGGCGCAACGATCGCGCACGACAAGATCGCCGGCATATTCTGCGCGAAGCCTGACGATGTCGGCCGATGGGCGGCCACCGGCGCAAGCTTTTTCATACTGGCCAGCGACGCGATGTTCCTTGGGGCGGGCGCTGCCGCCGGCTGCATCGCGGCGCGGGCCGAGCTGGAGCGAGGCAAAGCCAGCTAG
- a CDS encoding pyridoxal phosphate-dependent aminotransferase produces MARYAFDGIRAQIRDLHTENIANLAVRARELGDVIALWYGEGDMVTPAFIRDAAKAAFDDGQTFYVPNMRGLGPLNEALSEYQTRLHGRSIPVARTTVTPGGMQALYLALELLVDVGTNVVYVAPQWPNIHNAIHLIGGEPRPFSLDFKGDWQLDLDRLFATCDARTRAIFLSTPSNPTGWTASRQEMQALLEFSRRTGIWIISDEVYGRLYFDGNVAPSILQIAEDGDRVLSVNSFSKAWAMTGWRIGWLTHPSGVADQLGAMTQYVNSGTAAPIQAGAVAAIRQGEPLVEEIRQRIKTGLDLAYDRLGRIPGIVLPTKPRGGMYAFFAMEGESDARQACAKILETARVGLAPGHLFGNSSAAFLRMCVCRDRDQIATALDRMSAAMN; encoded by the coding sequence ATGGCGCGCTATGCCTTCGATGGTATCCGCGCCCAAATCCGCGACCTGCACACCGAAAACATCGCCAACCTTGCCGTGCGCGCCCGTGAACTGGGCGACGTGATCGCGCTTTGGTACGGCGAAGGCGACATGGTGACGCCCGCCTTCATTCGCGACGCCGCCAAGGCGGCGTTCGATGACGGCCAGACGTTCTACGTTCCCAACATGCGTGGCCTGGGCCCGCTGAATGAGGCGCTGTCGGAGTACCAGACGCGCCTGCACGGACGCTCGATCCCCGTTGCACGCACCACGGTGACGCCGGGCGGCATGCAGGCGCTCTATCTGGCGCTGGAACTGCTCGTCGATGTCGGTACGAACGTCGTCTATGTCGCCCCGCAATGGCCCAACATCCACAATGCCATCCATCTAATCGGCGGCGAGCCGCGTCCGTTTTCGCTCGACTTCAAGGGCGACTGGCAGCTTGACCTCGACCGGCTGTTTGCGACCTGTGATGCGCGCACGCGGGCAATCTTCCTGTCGACGCCTTCCAACCCGACCGGCTGGACCGCGTCGCGCCAGGAGATGCAGGCCCTGCTCGAGTTCAGCAGGCGCACCGGTATCTGGATCATCTCCGACGAGGTCTATGGTCGGCTCTATTTCGACGGCAACGTTGCCCCCTCGATCCTGCAGATCGCCGAGGACGGAGACCGGGTGCTGTCCGTCAATAGTTTTTCCAAGGCCTGGGCGATGACCGGCTGGCGCATCGGCTGGCTGACGCACCCATCCGGTGTGGCCGACCAGCTCGGCGCCATGACCCAGTATGTCAACAGCGGCACCGCCGCCCCGATCCAGGCCGGCGCTGTCGCCGCCATCCGCCAGGGCGAGCCGCTGGTCGAGGAGATCCGGCAGAGGATCAAGACCGGCCTCGACCTCGCCTATGACAGGCTTGGGCGGATTCCGGGCATCGTGCTGCCCACGAAACCGCGCGGCGGCATGTATGCGTTCTTTGCCATGGAAGGCGAAAGCGATGCGCGACAGGCCTGCGCGAAAATCCTGGAGACGGCGCGGGTCGGGCTGGCGCCTGGCCATCTCTTCGGAAATTCTTCAGCAGCCTTCCTGCGCATGTGCGTTTGCCGCGACCGAGATCAGATAGCAACCGCGCTCGATCGCATGAGCGCTGCCATGAATTGA
- a CDS encoding ABC transporter ATP-binding protein produces MPLLEIKNLTVSFDTAAGPFMAVQGIDLSIEPREVLAIVGESGSGKSVSMLAVMGLLPNTATVKADRMAFDGVDLLKLSPSERRKIVGKDISMIFQEPVASLNPCFTVGFQIQEVLRFHMGMNSAQQRARAIELMKLVGIADPEERLNSYPHQMSGGQCQRVMIAIAIACNPKLLIADEPTTALDVTIQKQILDLLVGLQAKYGMGLIMITHNMGVVAETADRVIVQYKGRKMEEADVLSLFESPKSNYTRALLSALPENAVGDRLPTVSDMLFEPAPLVAGAAS; encoded by the coding sequence ATGCCTCTGCTCGAGATCAAGAACCTCACCGTTTCCTTCGACACCGCCGCCGGACCGTTCATGGCCGTGCAAGGCATCGACCTCTCGATCGAGCCGCGCGAAGTGCTGGCGATCGTCGGCGAGTCCGGCTCCGGCAAGTCGGTGTCGATGCTGGCTGTGATGGGGCTGCTGCCCAACACCGCGACCGTCAAGGCCGATCGCATGGCCTTCGACGGCGTCGATCTCCTGAAGCTCAGCCCGTCCGAACGGCGCAAGATCGTCGGCAAGGACATCTCGATGATCTTCCAGGAACCGGTCGCCAGCCTCAACCCGTGCTTCACCGTCGGCTTCCAGATCCAGGAGGTATTGCGCTTCCATATGGGCATGAACAGCGCCCAGCAGCGCGCCCGCGCCATCGAACTGATGAAGCTGGTCGGCATTGCCGATCCGGAAGAGCGGCTCAACTCCTATCCGCACCAGATGTCTGGCGGCCAGTGCCAGCGCGTCATGATCGCCATCGCCATTGCCTGCAATCCGAAACTATTGATCGCCGACGAGCCGACCACGGCGCTCGACGTCACCATCCAGAAGCAGATCCTCGATCTTCTGGTTGGCCTGCAGGCCAAGTACGGCATGGGCCTGATTATGATCACCCACAATATGGGCGTGGTGGCCGAGACCGCCGACCGCGTCATCGTCCAGTACAAGGGCCGCAAGATGGAAGAGGCCGACGTGCTGTCGCTGTTTGAATCGCCGAAGAGCAACTACACCCGCGCGCTGCTGTCGGCGCTGCCGGAAAACGCCGTCGGCGACCGCCTGCCGACAGTGTCCGACATGCTGTTCGAACCAGCGCCGCTTGTTGCTGGAGCCGCCTCATGA